One part of the Bdellovibrio bacteriovorus genome encodes these proteins:
- a CDS encoding flagellin N-terminal helical domain-containing protein, translating to MGLRIGTNVAALNAQKNLYMTNINANRSMARLASGMRINQAADDAAGLAISENLKGQIRGLRQANRNANDGISLVQVAEGSLNEVSNMLIRLRELGVQASSDTIGETERKFLDVEYQQLKSEIQRITESTVFNGYELLNGTGGMIDIQVGVNNDAFRDRISFNAGAANASIDALGLTAENVGTKESAQLSLGTIDSALTSVNAIRANFGALQNRLQSTSNNLLIADENLSAANSRIRDTDVAAETSEMTRNNILLQAGVSVLGQANQSQQLALKLLG from the coding sequence ATGGGATTAAGAATCGGTACCAATGTGGCAGCGTTGAATGCACAAAAAAATCTGTACATGACTAACATCAACGCAAACAGATCAATGGCAAGATTGGCTTCTGGAATGAGAATCAATCAGGCTGCTGATGATGCTGCAGGTCTTGCGATCAGCGAAAACCTCAAAGGACAAATCCGGGGTTTAAGACAGGCCAACCGAAATGCCAACGACGGTATTTCCCTTGTGCAGGTCGCGGAAGGCAGCTTGAATGAAGTATCCAATATGCTCATTCGTTTGAGAGAATTGGGTGTACAGGCTTCCTCTGACACAATTGGTGAAACAGAAAGAAAGTTTTTGGACGTTGAGTATCAACAGCTGAAATCCGAGATCCAGCGTATTACTGAATCCACGGTCTTCAACGGTTACGAACTGCTCAACGGTACTGGTGGGATGATTGACATCCAGGTCGGCGTAAACAACGACGCTTTCCGTGACCGTATCAGCTTCAATGCTGGCGCGGCCAACGCCTCCATCGATGCCCTGGGATTGACGGCAGAGAATGTGGGGACCAAGGAAAGTGCTCAATTGAGCCTGGGTACTATCGATTCCGCTTTGACATCGGTGAACGCGATTCGCGCGAACTTCGGTGCGCTACAAAATCGTCTGCAATCAACATCGAATAACTTGTTGATCGCTGATGAAAACTTGTCAGCTGCGAATTCCCGAATCAGAGACACTGACGTGGCGGCAGAAACCTCCGAGATGACAAGAAATAACATCTTGTTGCAGGCGGGTGTGTCAGTCCTGGGTCAGGCGAACCAGTCACAACAATTGGCTTTGAAGCTTTTGGGCTAA
- a CDS encoding tetratricopeptide repeat protein, which yields MDFMISGNLFLKNILMMALVSSASVAGAADKLSIKDWGKSFETALNSKNSGDALKLLDFKSLEKDALPKCVDCSSKDAMKKARVLFAKGNFDESLKLYNQVPKGSDYWFQAIEEKGWAYFRQNDSEKALAQTKTLVSPQFGEVVNSEAYFLRSLTQLRICDYKGVFETHEIFKERQKARILEVQNLSKTGMNAAFAKALTKVTSFPVKASDVAESLLDLPVLYYKDTELQGQMLRFKVAEKALEVLQNRGTHPTLQSQVTKIQQDSLDKMKSRLKKLAQEETDANFRIVQRLNLIEVEAIQRIHTDMKLAQELYSKGDFKKTGEDQLVFMDDGRPWIDELDKYDVAAKTCPQNIRRKM from the coding sequence ATGGATTTTATGATCTCCGGCAATTTGTTCCTGAAAAACATTTTGATGATGGCTTTGGTCAGCTCTGCATCTGTGGCAGGTGCGGCCGACAAGCTGTCCATCAAGGACTGGGGCAAATCTTTTGAAACGGCCCTGAATTCCAAAAACTCTGGCGACGCTCTGAAGCTGTTGGATTTTAAGAGTCTTGAAAAAGACGCTTTGCCAAAGTGTGTAGACTGCTCCAGCAAGGACGCGATGAAAAAAGCCCGCGTTCTTTTTGCCAAAGGCAACTTTGACGAATCCCTGAAGCTTTACAATCAGGTGCCTAAAGGCAGTGATTATTGGTTCCAGGCGATCGAGGAAAAAGGCTGGGCTTATTTCCGCCAAAATGACTCTGAAAAAGCCCTGGCGCAAACCAAAACTCTGGTCAGCCCTCAGTTTGGTGAAGTCGTGAACTCGGAAGCGTACTTCCTGCGTTCCCTGACCCAATTGCGCATTTGTGATTACAAAGGTGTCTTTGAAACTCACGAGATTTTCAAAGAAAGACAAAAGGCCCGTATTTTGGAAGTTCAAAACCTTTCCAAGACCGGCATGAATGCGGCCTTTGCTAAAGCTTTGACCAAAGTGACGAGCTTCCCGGTTAAAGCTTCCGACGTGGCAGAATCCCTGCTGGATCTTCCGGTTCTTTACTATAAGGACACCGAGCTTCAGGGTCAGATGCTGCGCTTTAAAGTCGCCGAAAAAGCTCTGGAGGTTCTGCAAAACCGTGGCACTCACCCGACTTTGCAGTCCCAGGTCACCAAAATTCAGCAGGACAGTCTGGATAAGATGAAGTCCCGCCTGAAAAAACTGGCTCAGGAAGAAACCGATGCGAACTTCCGCATCGTGCAGAGGCTGAATCTGATTGAAGTTGAAGCCATTCAAAGAATCCACACCGACATGAAACTGGCTCAGGAGCTTTACTCCAAGGGCGATTTCAAAAAAACCGGTGAAGATCAGTTGGTATTCATGGACGACGGTCGTCCGTGGATTGACGAACTTGATAAGTACGACGTGGCAGCCAAAACCTGCCCGCAGAACATCAGGAGGAAAATGTGA
- a CDS encoding AgmX/PglI C-terminal domain-containing protein, with the protein MSTAKLLILENRLGQKVRTFAVDSESLNIVYLKNSRRIEAVSNLQALDSNDIEYRLLQTVDLSQMGDQGVALEGLGRLRVADASAQNSPTYQLADEQDDEQLKIMLKKTSLAHLAAVLSLMMGAWIWASYFTKAEEPMLVTIELPQEKPVQKAEPRQHVQVSQKKIKQTNKVYRPKAQAKLKTKPYKVNTAKAKDVSRFGALAALGGTPKGTRGYEGLDNNSMKAIRSAGVGSGGGGVGSAGRGGIKGYMPGNGLIAGSAGEGSGKAVSAGGYGTAGIGGGRAGNGKISLVGGTSAVSLPLDEEASVEGGLDRDQIIAVINKNRGQIVYCYEKGLQAQPSIGGRVAVDFVIGPAGRITTAKVAQSSLGSRMVENCMLQRMKTWQFPRPVGNVNVDVLYPFELMRVSSR; encoded by the coding sequence ATGAGTACTGCAAAGTTGTTAATTCTCGAAAACAGGTTAGGACAAAAAGTCCGCACCTTTGCTGTGGACTCCGAATCGCTGAACATCGTTTACCTGAAAAACAGCCGTCGTATTGAGGCTGTTTCCAACCTGCAGGCCCTTGATTCCAACGACATTGAATACCGTCTGCTGCAAACCGTGGATCTTTCCCAGATGGGTGATCAGGGTGTGGCGCTTGAAGGCCTGGGCCGTCTGCGTGTGGCTGATGCTTCTGCTCAAAACAGCCCGACTTATCAACTGGCGGATGAACAAGACGACGAACAACTGAAAATCATGCTTAAGAAAACCTCGCTGGCTCACTTGGCTGCCGTCTTGAGTCTGATGATGGGTGCATGGATCTGGGCGTCTTATTTCACTAAAGCGGAAGAGCCAATGCTGGTGACGATTGAGTTGCCTCAGGAAAAACCCGTTCAGAAGGCTGAACCACGTCAGCACGTTCAGGTATCCCAGAAAAAAATCAAACAAACCAACAAAGTCTATCGCCCGAAAGCTCAGGCGAAACTGAAAACCAAACCTTACAAAGTAAACACGGCCAAAGCCAAAGACGTTTCCCGATTTGGTGCTCTGGCTGCTTTGGGTGGCACACCAAAAGGCACACGTGGCTACGAGGGTCTGGATAACAACTCTATGAAAGCCATTCGTTCTGCCGGTGTTGGCAGCGGCGGTGGAGGCGTTGGTTCTGCCGGTCGCGGCGGTATCAAAGGTTATATGCCGGGTAACGGCCTGATTGCCGGTTCCGCCGGTGAAGGCAGCGGCAAAGCGGTCAGCGCTGGTGGTTACGGTACAGCCGGTATCGGCGGTGGCCGTGCTGGTAACGGCAAAATCTCGTTGGTTGGCGGCACCTCTGCGGTGAGCCTGCCTTTGGATGAAGAAGCCAGCGTTGAAGGTGGTCTGGATCGCGATCAGATCATCGCCGTGATCAACAAAAACAGAGGTCAAATCGTTTATTGCTATGAAAAAGGTCTGCAGGCCCAGCCATCCATCGGTGGACGTGTGGCGGTGGACTTTGTGATCGGCCCTGCAGGTCGCATCACCACAGCCAAAGTGGCGCAATCCTCTTTGGGCTCCCGCATGGTGGAAAACTGCATGCTTCAACGCATGAAAACATGGCAGTTCCCCCGTCCGGTTGGAAATGTAAATGTGGACGTTCTTTATCCATTCGAACTCATGCGCGTAAGCAGTCGCTAA
- a CDS encoding outer membrane beta-barrel domain-containing protein translates to MKTLKLLSLSVIAATFMASPAMAQGKASAKKATLADDIDSLGGNKELAEMAQNIKSQTRTRIVQDRIVERRNRVEFGLAYGSTFGGDSYVKTQSLSLAMDYHITPRWSLGVRYMDFGNSLTDEGKRVFEQARKNYEAGGRAYAVDIDYPENAALAVVNWYPIYGKTSFLDMGVTQFDLYLLAGGGQMTLSSGTTALMTAGAGVGAWITKNLSARAEMRYQTYKDQPVTGSRTLDTVTGSLGLGWIL, encoded by the coding sequence ATGAAAACACTTAAACTGCTTTCCCTGTCCGTGATCGCTGCAACATTTATGGCCTCCCCAGCAATGGCTCAAGGCAAAGCGTCCGCGAAAAAAGCGACGCTGGCTGATGACATTGATTCTTTGGGCGGTAACAAAGAGCTGGCTGAAATGGCTCAAAACATCAAGTCCCAAACCCGCACTCGCATCGTGCAGGACCGCATCGTTGAGCGCAGAAACCGTGTTGAGTTCGGCTTGGCTTATGGTTCCACTTTCGGTGGTGATTCTTACGTGAAGACTCAGTCCCTGAGCCTTGCGATGGACTATCACATCACTCCACGCTGGTCTTTGGGCGTTCGTTACATGGACTTCGGTAACAGCCTGACGGACGAAGGTAAACGCGTGTTTGAACAAGCTCGCAAGAACTACGAAGCTGGTGGCCGCGCTTACGCGGTGGATATCGACTATCCTGAAAATGCCGCCCTGGCCGTTGTGAACTGGTATCCGATCTATGGTAAAACCAGCTTCCTTGATATGGGTGTGACTCAGTTTGACCTTTACCTGCTGGCAGGTGGTGGTCAGATGACTCTTTCCAGCGGTACGACGGCTTTGATGACGGCGGGTGCTGGTGTGGGCGCCTGGATCACCAAAAATCTTTCCGCTCGCGCCGAGATGAGATACCAGACTTACAAAGACCAACCGGTGACTGGCTCCAGAACTCTGGACACTGTGACTGGTTCTTTGGGACTTGGATGGATTTTATGA
- a CDS encoding tetratricopeptide repeat protein gives MKNLRRITLISIVVLGALNGRLALADKMNAGTQDLVIQKMERVLSAIGKEDPSWVPTQQRLADLLAERGRDRFMLEVEANCDGCKGSKADRQKAIGIYEELLRQVSLNEHGPILFQLAHLYEMAGQNDNAIRLFEQIIKEAKAKKINPAIVSRSHASLGDLLFQKNKFKDARYHYVIALKDDKLENRALVTYNMAWCDFNEDKLSSAITILETLLKNKHLITRDTEEGSKYDPVFHADIMRDLATFYSRKEINDKEIAQFESLAPAQNRKELLYHFASEADRLGQKQAAHKILNRYLEQPDLTKSERLSAFVRMAQVNYDRGQTTQSTQDFAKAAAAFKNTDCDDESKCEELQKTMKRYVTELHRLKKLNPDQDLLNAYVIYNKTFPTDIEMANRGSQIAMDMKKYPLAIQIYRSISESRKFSAKEREEALNNEVSAAEKSQDLNLRREAYLHYLKYSDNDAKSFEVRYQLAYLSYQQKQLKEAAVAFNDLAEDKKGSADLRKKAADLSLDAAAQLKDEESLQKWAWDYAKLFPAHRAEFETLARKALMNEVASVANNPKSSSSDMKKALKKVMSTDVATAKPAEKVLFYTNASVLAQKTGEDGIYIQSIQALIAMNEVSESRKDELREQLAAHYEKHLDFKNAYRMASQVRTPKVSEKDREFRLGTLADLAEMNPEKHYKAALKAGLKGERSLIMRSRLVLLSSNPVKELKAQAPELKQKPDLLNETALLVYARTMDKSGLKSVFEMKELRRKSAAQFFQKQDFYNKVANFHPKIASHQLNGKNDRTVQKSIQERMNLTAKADGMLKESLALKDITAQLIMLNIVASENERLVKDLASLPMPKGLSPAEQRQYVDLLKGRSKPYLLKARTAKQKMDELWAQSPALGQLAAEYKMARPEIQKLLLREMQILEDLPGRGRMKTAVSDALGSSSFSSRDLVSARKSVSENPSNVRDLENLKYLETKMGHPLMPSYLEARLNQIQKGKSL, from the coding sequence ATGAAAAATCTAAGACGAATCACTCTGATCAGTATCGTAGTCCTTGGTGCTCTGAATGGTCGTCTTGCCCTTGCTGACAAGATGAACGCCGGAACGCAGGACCTGGTTATCCAGAAAATGGAACGGGTCCTGTCCGCCATTGGCAAGGAAGATCCATCCTGGGTTCCGACCCAGCAGCGCCTGGCCGATTTGCTGGCGGAACGTGGGCGGGACCGCTTCATGCTGGAAGTCGAAGCCAATTGTGACGGCTGCAAAGGATCGAAAGCCGACCGTCAGAAGGCCATTGGTATCTATGAGGAACTGCTTCGTCAGGTCAGTCTGAACGAACACGGACCTATTCTGTTCCAACTGGCGCATTTGTACGAAATGGCCGGTCAGAACGACAATGCGATTCGTCTGTTTGAACAAATCATCAAGGAAGCCAAAGCCAAGAAAATCAATCCGGCGATTGTTTCCCGTTCCCACGCCTCTTTGGGCGATCTGTTGTTCCAAAAGAACAAATTCAAAGATGCCCGTTATCACTATGTGATCGCTCTTAAAGACGACAAACTGGAAAACCGCGCCCTGGTGACTTACAACATGGCTTGGTGTGATTTCAACGAGGACAAACTTTCCTCGGCGATCACGATTCTGGAAACGCTTCTTAAAAACAAACACCTGATCACCCGCGACACGGAAGAGGGCTCCAAATACGACCCGGTTTTCCATGCCGATATCATGCGTGATCTGGCGACTTTCTATTCCCGCAAAGAAATCAACGACAAAGAAATTGCCCAGTTTGAATCCCTCGCCCCGGCGCAGAACCGCAAAGAGTTGCTGTATCACTTTGCCAGCGAAGCGGACCGTCTGGGACAAAAGCAGGCCGCCCATAAAATCCTGAACCGCTATCTTGAACAGCCGGATCTGACCAAGTCAGAGCGCCTGTCGGCGTTTGTGCGCATGGCGCAAGTGAACTATGACCGCGGTCAGACCACACAGTCGACGCAAGACTTTGCCAAAGCGGCAGCAGCCTTCAAAAACACTGATTGTGATGATGAATCCAAGTGTGAAGAGCTGCAGAAAACGATGAAGCGTTATGTAACAGAGCTTCACCGTCTGAAAAAGCTGAATCCGGACCAGGATCTGCTGAACGCTTACGTTATCTATAACAAGACTTTCCCAACCGACATCGAGATGGCCAACCGCGGTTCCCAAATCGCAATGGACATGAAGAAGTATCCACTGGCAATCCAGATCTATCGCAGCATCAGCGAAAGCCGCAAGTTCTCTGCCAAAGAACGTGAAGAGGCTTTGAACAATGAAGTTTCCGCAGCGGAAAAATCCCAGGATTTGAATCTGCGTCGTGAGGCTTACCTTCACTATCTGAAGTATTCCGACAATGACGCAAAATCCTTTGAAGTTCGTTACCAGCTGGCTTACCTGAGCTATCAGCAAAAACAGCTAAAGGAGGCCGCTGTCGCCTTCAACGACCTGGCTGAAGACAAAAAAGGTTCTGCTGATCTACGTAAAAAAGCAGCAGACCTTTCTTTGGATGCCGCAGCTCAGTTGAAAGACGAGGAGTCTCTGCAAAAATGGGCTTGGGATTACGCCAAGCTTTTCCCGGCTCACCGTGCAGAGTTTGAAACACTGGCGCGCAAAGCCCTCATGAATGAGGTCGCTTCTGTTGCCAACAATCCAAAATCGTCTTCTTCAGACATGAAAAAAGCCCTGAAGAAGGTGATGAGCACCGACGTGGCGACAGCAAAGCCTGCTGAAAAAGTTCTGTTCTATACCAACGCCAGCGTTCTGGCTCAGAAAACCGGCGAAGACGGAATCTATATCCAATCCATTCAGGCTTTGATTGCCATGAATGAAGTTTCTGAATCCAGAAAGGATGAACTGCGCGAACAGCTGGCAGCTCATTACGAAAAGCATCTGGATTTCAAAAACGCTTACCGCATGGCATCTCAGGTCCGTACCCCAAAAGTGTCTGAAAAAGACCGTGAGTTCCGCCTGGGAACACTGGCTGATCTGGCAGAAATGAATCCGGAAAAGCACTATAAGGCTGCTTTGAAAGCCGGTCTTAAAGGTGAACGTTCTTTGATCATGAGATCCCGCCTGGTTCTGCTTTCTTCCAACCCGGTGAAAGAGCTGAAAGCTCAGGCGCCAGAGTTGAAACAGAAGCCGGATCTGCTGAACGAAACTGCTTTGCTGGTTTACGCCCGCACCATGGACAAATCCGGTTTGAAATCCGTATTTGAAATGAAAGAACTTCGTCGCAAGTCTGCGGCGCAGTTCTTCCAGAAGCAGGACTTCTACAACAAGGTGGCTAACTTCCATCCGAAGATTGCCTCCCACCAGTTGAATGGCAAGAACGATCGCACTGTGCAAAAATCCATTCAAGAGCGCATGAACCTGACCGCGAAAGCCGACGGCATGCTGAAAGAATCTTTGGCACTGAAAGACATCACAGCTCAGCTCATTATGTTGAATATCGTGGCGTCTGAAAATGAACGCCTGGTGAAAGACCTGGCTTCTTTGCCAATGCCAAAAGGTTTGAGCCCCGCAGAACAGCGCCAGTACGTGGACCTGCTGAAAGGCCGCTCTAAGCCATACCTTCTGAAGGCTCGCACTGCGAAGCAGAAGATGGATGAACTGTGGGCTCAGTCCCCGGCTTTGGGTCAACTGGCTGCTGAATACAAAATGGCGCGCCCTGAAATCCAGAAACTGCTTCTGCGTGAAATGCAGATTCTGGAAGACCTTCCGGGCCGTGGTCGTATGAAAACAGCGGTTTCTGATGCTTTGGGTTCTTCTTCCTTCTCTAGCCGTGACCTGGTTTCTGCACGTAAATCCGTGTCTGAAAACCCGTCCAATGTGCGTGATTTGGAAAACCTCAAATACCTAGAGACAAAAATGGGCCACCCTCTGATGCCGTCCTACCTGGAAGCCCGTTTAAATCAAATTCAGAAAGGAAAGAGCCTATGA